From a single Notolabrus celidotus isolate fNotCel1 chromosome 7, fNotCel1.pri, whole genome shotgun sequence genomic region:
- the LOC117815727 gene encoding vasorin-like isoform X2: protein MLPYFLLLFLSSGLVLSSDCPADCSCQGQDSIFCIHRRSNTVPRVPTTTQNLYIFQNGINTLSQDDFKDLGELELLDLSQNELAEIPDDVFEMLAKMKNLDLSSNQITHISKGTFSGLVQLERLYLHGNRIQSIHVEAFEGLEMLLELKLQGNQLTSLPSLHFPRLLLLDLSHNNIPTLGPSDLQTPHLEALKISSLGLTSVDEDLIASLGNLHELDISTNQLTEVPQALKQDSLKGLIKLSLAANQLGELRIEDFQKLTGLQELDLSGLNLQGFPQSFFETFPRLSQLTAAENPFNCLCPLAWFPVWLKEKDVSLGRPEETRCHFPLVNAGKTLSSLEHKDFGCPPSTTVLVGSPIGSTPHPLIPTTSPEATHTNAIPPPPPPSEETIPSKTPIYPLLPHPPVSPSSTSGEYEPHICPPNICLNGGTCNFDPLGQLSCLCPSGTSGLYCENVDDVPEPPKTSVTEGSVVGPVVPTELDAISSRQVTSTSILLDLHRFIETRPHIRGIRLTYRNLSGPDRRPIILSVPASYPEYTLRGLRPNCTYSVCASPLGERMNSRSNSSAETGWCTEARTEGVPLTSVEPRMETQSQLTYALVPAIAALALVLGLAVLAGTIICLRKRRKAKSGIELELGPADLEPMELEGIKAGLENGGNGTLPHKQPEIDRCHNPQASQSLLQNGALDYEVPLMQGHCSSNNNLASLKPSYF, encoded by the coding sequence ATGCTGCCCTACTTCCTGCTCCTGTTCCTCTCATCTGGTCTGGTGTTATCCTCTGACTGCCCAGCAGACTGTTCATGCCAGGGCCAGGACTCAATATTCTGCATTCATCGTCGATCCAACACTGTGCCCCGTGTTCCCACCACCACCCAAAATCTCTACATCTTCCAGAACGGCATCAACACTTTGTCCCAAGATGACTTCAAAGACCTTGGGGAGTTGGAGTTGCTAGATCTGAGCCAGAATGAGCTGGCGGAGATTCCAGACGATGTGTTTGAGATGCTGGCAAAGATGAAGAACTTGGACCTGTCGTCTAACCAAATCACCCACATCTCCAAAGGCACTTTTTCTGGGTTGGTCCAGCTGGAGCGGCTGTATCTTCATGGAAACCGCATTCAGAGCATCCACGTGGAAGCTTTTGAGGGTTTGGAGATGCTACTGGAACTCAAGCTTCAAGGGAACCAGCTCACTTCTCTCCCATCCCTCCATTTCCCCAGGCTTTTGCTTCTAGACCTCAGCCATAATAACATCCCAACTCTGGGACCCTCAGATCTCCAGACTCCTCACTTGGAGGCCCTTAAGATTTCCTCTCTTGGGCTTACTTCTGTGGATGAGGATCTCATCGCCTCCCTTGGGAACCTCCATGAGCTCGACATATCCACAAACCAGTTAACTGAGGTACCCCAGGCCCTAAAGCAGGATTCACTCAAAGGACTGATCAAGCTCAGCCTGGCTGCAAACCAACTGGGTGAGCTCAGGATCGAGGACTTCCAGAAACTTACTGGACTTCAAGAACTGGATCTCAGTGGACTTAATCTCCAGGGATTTCCTCAGAGTTTCTTCGAGACCTTCCCAAGGTTGAGTCAACTTACAGCTGCTGAGAACCCGTTtaactgcttgtgtccattagccTGGTTCCCTGTCTGGCTTAAAGAGAAGGATGTGAGTCTTGGGAGGCCTGAAGAAACCAGGTGCCATTTCCCTCTGGTTAATGCTGGGAAAACGCTTTCATCCCTTGAGCACAAAGATTTTGGATGTCCACCTTCTACAACAGTGCTGGTTGGCTCCCCCATTGGAAGTACCCCCCATCCCTTGATACCCACCACATCTCCAGAAGCCACCCATACCAACgctattcctcctcctcctccaccaagtgAGGAAACCATCCCTTCAAAAACACCCATCTACCCCCTCCTACCCCACCCTCCTGTGTCCCCCAGTTCCACCAGTGGGGAATATGAGCCACACATCTGCCCACCAAATATCTGCCTCAATGGAGGCACTTGTAATTTTGACCCACTGGGTCAACTCAGCTGCCTATGTCCCTCAGGAACCTCTGGCCTCTACTGTGAAAATGTGGATGATGTTCCTGAGCCCCCAAAAACTTCAGTAACAGAAGGTTCCGTAGTTGGCCCGGTGGTTCCCACTGAGCTCGATGCTATCAGCTCGCGGCAGGTGACTTCCACATCTATCCTTCTTGACCTTCACCGCTTCATTGAAACACGACCACACATCCGTGGCATTAGGTTGACTTATCGAAACCTCTCAGGACCTGACCGTCGTCCCATTATCCTGAGTGTACCGGCATCCTACCCTGAGTACACCTTGCGTGGTTTGAGACCCAACTGCACCTACTCAGTCTGTGCCAGTCCCCTAGGTGAGAGAATGAACTCTAGGTCCaacagctctgcagaaacaggGTGGTGCACAGAGGCTCGCACTGAAGGAGTTCCACTGACATCAGTAGAGCCAAGGATGGAGACGCAGAGCCAGCTGACATACGCTCTTGTCCCTGCCATCGCTGCCTTGGCCCTTGTGCTTGGGTTGGCTGTGTTGGCCGGAACAATCATCTGTTTGCGCAAAAGAAGAAAGGCCAAGTCAGGAATAGAGCTGGAGCTTGGCCCAGCTGACTTGGAGCCCATGGAACTGGAAGGGATAAAGGCCGGTCTAGAGAATGGAGGAAATGGTACACTGCCCCACAAGCAACCTGAGATTGACCGCTGTCACAATCCCCAGGCTTCTCAATCGTTGCTACAAAATGGGGCTTTGGACTATGAGGTACCCCTAATGCAAGGACACTGCTCATCAAATAACAATCTAGCATCCCTAAAACCATCGTATTTCTGA
- the LOC117815727 gene encoding vasorin-like isoform X1, whose amino-acid sequence MRGHFKERSSRPEVTMLPYFLLLFLSSGLVLSSDCPADCSCQGQDSIFCIHRRSNTVPRVPTTTQNLYIFQNGINTLSQDDFKDLGELELLDLSQNELAEIPDDVFEMLAKMKNLDLSSNQITHISKGTFSGLVQLERLYLHGNRIQSIHVEAFEGLEMLLELKLQGNQLTSLPSLHFPRLLLLDLSHNNIPTLGPSDLQTPHLEALKISSLGLTSVDEDLIASLGNLHELDISTNQLTEVPQALKQDSLKGLIKLSLAANQLGELRIEDFQKLTGLQELDLSGLNLQGFPQSFFETFPRLSQLTAAENPFNCLCPLAWFPVWLKEKDVSLGRPEETRCHFPLVNAGKTLSSLEHKDFGCPPSTTVLVGSPIGSTPHPLIPTTSPEATHTNAIPPPPPPSEETIPSKTPIYPLLPHPPVSPSSTSGEYEPHICPPNICLNGGTCNFDPLGQLSCLCPSGTSGLYCENVDDVPEPPKTSVTEGSVVGPVVPTELDAISSRQVTSTSILLDLHRFIETRPHIRGIRLTYRNLSGPDRRPIILSVPASYPEYTLRGLRPNCTYSVCASPLGERMNSRSNSSAETGWCTEARTEGVPLTSVEPRMETQSQLTYALVPAIAALALVLGLAVLAGTIICLRKRRKAKSGIELELGPADLEPMELEGIKAGLENGGNGTLPHKQPEIDRCHNPQASQSLLQNGALDYEVPLMQGHCSSNNNLASLKPSYF is encoded by the coding sequence AGTTCAAGGCCTGAGGTCACCATGCTGCCCTACTTCCTGCTCCTGTTCCTCTCATCTGGTCTGGTGTTATCCTCTGACTGCCCAGCAGACTGTTCATGCCAGGGCCAGGACTCAATATTCTGCATTCATCGTCGATCCAACACTGTGCCCCGTGTTCCCACCACCACCCAAAATCTCTACATCTTCCAGAACGGCATCAACACTTTGTCCCAAGATGACTTCAAAGACCTTGGGGAGTTGGAGTTGCTAGATCTGAGCCAGAATGAGCTGGCGGAGATTCCAGACGATGTGTTTGAGATGCTGGCAAAGATGAAGAACTTGGACCTGTCGTCTAACCAAATCACCCACATCTCCAAAGGCACTTTTTCTGGGTTGGTCCAGCTGGAGCGGCTGTATCTTCATGGAAACCGCATTCAGAGCATCCACGTGGAAGCTTTTGAGGGTTTGGAGATGCTACTGGAACTCAAGCTTCAAGGGAACCAGCTCACTTCTCTCCCATCCCTCCATTTCCCCAGGCTTTTGCTTCTAGACCTCAGCCATAATAACATCCCAACTCTGGGACCCTCAGATCTCCAGACTCCTCACTTGGAGGCCCTTAAGATTTCCTCTCTTGGGCTTACTTCTGTGGATGAGGATCTCATCGCCTCCCTTGGGAACCTCCATGAGCTCGACATATCCACAAACCAGTTAACTGAGGTACCCCAGGCCCTAAAGCAGGATTCACTCAAAGGACTGATCAAGCTCAGCCTGGCTGCAAACCAACTGGGTGAGCTCAGGATCGAGGACTTCCAGAAACTTACTGGACTTCAAGAACTGGATCTCAGTGGACTTAATCTCCAGGGATTTCCTCAGAGTTTCTTCGAGACCTTCCCAAGGTTGAGTCAACTTACAGCTGCTGAGAACCCGTTtaactgcttgtgtccattagccTGGTTCCCTGTCTGGCTTAAAGAGAAGGATGTGAGTCTTGGGAGGCCTGAAGAAACCAGGTGCCATTTCCCTCTGGTTAATGCTGGGAAAACGCTTTCATCCCTTGAGCACAAAGATTTTGGATGTCCACCTTCTACAACAGTGCTGGTTGGCTCCCCCATTGGAAGTACCCCCCATCCCTTGATACCCACCACATCTCCAGAAGCCACCCATACCAACgctattcctcctcctcctccaccaagtgAGGAAACCATCCCTTCAAAAACACCCATCTACCCCCTCCTACCCCACCCTCCTGTGTCCCCCAGTTCCACCAGTGGGGAATATGAGCCACACATCTGCCCACCAAATATCTGCCTCAATGGAGGCACTTGTAATTTTGACCCACTGGGTCAACTCAGCTGCCTATGTCCCTCAGGAACCTCTGGCCTCTACTGTGAAAATGTGGATGATGTTCCTGAGCCCCCAAAAACTTCAGTAACAGAAGGTTCCGTAGTTGGCCCGGTGGTTCCCACTGAGCTCGATGCTATCAGCTCGCGGCAGGTGACTTCCACATCTATCCTTCTTGACCTTCACCGCTTCATTGAAACACGACCACACATCCGTGGCATTAGGTTGACTTATCGAAACCTCTCAGGACCTGACCGTCGTCCCATTATCCTGAGTGTACCGGCATCCTACCCTGAGTACACCTTGCGTGGTTTGAGACCCAACTGCACCTACTCAGTCTGTGCCAGTCCCCTAGGTGAGAGAATGAACTCTAGGTCCaacagctctgcagaaacaggGTGGTGCACAGAGGCTCGCACTGAAGGAGTTCCACTGACATCAGTAGAGCCAAGGATGGAGACGCAGAGCCAGCTGACATACGCTCTTGTCCCTGCCATCGCTGCCTTGGCCCTTGTGCTTGGGTTGGCTGTGTTGGCCGGAACAATCATCTGTTTGCGCAAAAGAAGAAAGGCCAAGTCAGGAATAGAGCTGGAGCTTGGCCCAGCTGACTTGGAGCCCATGGAACTGGAAGGGATAAAGGCCGGTCTAGAGAATGGAGGAAATGGTACACTGCCCCACAAGCAACCTGAGATTGACCGCTGTCACAATCCCCAGGCTTCTCAATCGTTGCTACAAAATGGGGCTTTGGACTATGAGGTACCCCTAATGCAAGGACACTGCTCATCAAATAACAATCTAGCATCCCTAAAACCATCGTATTTCTGA